The nucleotide sequence CGAAGTAGCGAACCGTAATCGTCACGCCTAACCGCCAATCGCACTCATGGACCGGCTTGGCTGAAGGAAGCCGGGATCGTTGATCGCATGGCCAGGAAGTTTGCGCCACATCGCCTCCCGCCACGCTTGGGCAAGTATTTCATCGCCTTCGGCTCCGTCGGGAACGCCAGCGGCGCCGCGCAGAAGTGCCCGCAGGTCTGTCTCGCCATGGGAGAACAGGCAGCTGCGAATCTGACCGTCTGCGGTAAGGCGGGTGCGGTCACAGTCGCCGCAGAAAGGCCGCGTGACGGAAGCAATAATGCCGACCGTCGCAGGACCGCCGTCGACCAGGAATCGCTCCGCGGGGGCCGAGCCGCGCCGCTCGGCGTGCGGAGAGAGGGTGAAGCGCTCTGACAGCGAGTGCAATATCTGCTCCGCGGTGATGCAGCCGTCACGCGTCCACCCGTGCCCTGCGTCCAGCGGCATCTGCTCGATGAACCGGAGCTCATATCCGTTGTCCAGGCAGAACTGCAAAAGGTCGGCGGCGTCCTTATCGTTGATTCCCGGCTGAAGCACCGCGTTGACCTTGACTGGTGTCAGACCGG is from Hoyosella subflava DQS3-9A1 and encodes:
- the moaA gene encoding GTP 3',8-cyclase MoaA, with amino-acid sequence MSAVGLGIPSVAREESRAAQLGLGSDLGPAPTAGPLIDSFGRVARDLRVSLTDRCNLRCTYCMPAEGLDWMPSEDMLSVSELQRLIRVAVTMLGVREIRFTGGEPLLYARITELVAYTASLAPRPDISLTTNALGLARKAASLKAAGLDRVNVSLDTVNSRNFHTLTRRDRLSDVLAGLSAAAEAGLTPVKVNAVLQPGINDKDAADLLQFCLDNGYELRFIEQMPLDAGHGWTRDGCITAEQILHSLSERFTLSPHAERRGSAPAERFLVDGGPATVGIIASVTRPFCGDCDRTRLTADGQIRSCLFSHGETDLRALLRGAAGVPDGAEGDEILAQAWREAMWRKLPGHAINDPGFLQPSRSMSAIGG